AAATTACATATCAAAAAAAGAAATACCCGCCAAATGTACTGGCGGGTATTTCTTATACAATTTCGAGGCGTGGATTAGGCCGATAGTGGCGGCCGATCTTTGCACAGCTTTTTTGATCAACCATCACAACATCTGCAGTGAAGTTAATATTATTGTTAAAGATGCTGCTTCCAACAGCATATACATCAACTGGTACACCAAGAGATTCGAATTCTTTAATTCGTTCAGGTGAAAACCCGCCTGACACCATGATTTTTACATGAGAGAAGCCTTCAGCGTCTAACGCATGGCGAACATTTCTTACTAATTGAGGGTTAACACCGGTTGGTTTAAAATTACCCATATTCGGTAATATTGAAACGTCAACAACTGTATCAGAGGTATCTAATCTGACGGCAAAGAGTTTATCTCCTAATGCTCGGGCAACGGCAAGACTAGTACCAACACAATCGTTGTTAAAATCTACCAATGCGACACGGTTTATATTAGGATCAATATGTTTATCAAAAGCTTCTGTAGCCCGTACGGTATTTCCAGAGTATGCTGCAATAAGTGCGTGAGGGATTGTTCCTGACGAGGTTCCATTCCAGTAGGCCGCGTTGGCTGGCGTGGATACACCAAAGACGCCACCGATATGGGCAGCGTATCCGTCAGAGACTTGTACACTATAGTGGTCAAAACGAGATGGGAAAAAGAGGACTGGTTTACCGTTAGCTTCAGTTACTGTTTTCCGTACGTTAGTAGCAATCTTGGTTTGGCGAGCAAGAATTCCTAGATATACGGTTTCTAAATGGCTGTAATCAGCCAGATCGCCTTCGATGCTTAGAACAGTTTCCCATGGTTCAATTTCATCACCATCGTGCAAGGCTTTAATAACTAAGTTTTCTGGATGATGTGAGCACGTTTTCAGTATCGCAATAGCTTCATCAATCCCGCATAGTACCGCGTGCTGACGTTGAAAGATTTGCATTAAAACACGAGGATGGTGGTTGTCTTTATTTAATATTTCCTGGGTGCGCAGAAAATAGCTGTCACTGTAAAAGCCGCTCTTTATTTCTTCTACCGGAATGCGAAAAGTGTCGGGAGACAAACGTGATCTCATTTATATAGTCCTCCTAATATTCCGTAAATTTCCTTGTATTTTGCATATAAATTTCCATTATGCATATTATTTATGATACAATAAAAACACATTGGGTCGCAATAGGGAGGAAATAAATGAATTATAATCCCCGTGTAATCAATATTGTTACAGATAAACAGGCGTACTTAGAACTGCAAAAAATAGATTGCGATACAACCGGTATAAGTATCATGTCCCCTAAAGCTGTGTTTAAAACAATCAAGCTAGAACAAGTTCCTGCTAAAGAAGCTAATTTGTTAAAACAGACATTTTTAGCTAAAGGGGGCGAAGTGGCTGTTTCTCGTGGGACAGCCAATCTTAGTGTAGACTATTCTGATGTGTTAATATGTGCAACTTTAAAACAATATAGACTTGCGTTAAGTCAGTTGAAAATTCAGCCTTGGGGTTTACCGAAGCTAGCCTTTTCTGTTGAAAAATTACTGAATAACCAGGAGCTTTTTCCAATAAGAAATTTTTCCTGGCTTGATAAAAAGCTAAGCATTAGATCCAATCGGACTATCATAATGGGCATTCTCAATGTTACCCCAGATTCATTTTCTGATGGAGGTAGATATAGTAAGATCGAACTAGCATTAAAGCATGCTCAAGAAATGATTAATCACGGAGCTGATATCATTGATATCGGAGCTGAGTCAACTCGCCCGTATGCTGGGGCAGA
This sequence is a window from Sporomusaceae bacterium FL31. Protein-coding genes within it:
- the pncB gene encoding nicotinate phosphoribosyltransferase, which encodes MRSRLSPDTFRIPVEEIKSGFYSDSYFLRTQEILNKDNHHPRVLMQIFQRQHAVLCGIDEAIAILKTCSHHPENLVIKALHDGDEIEPWETVLSIEGDLADYSHLETVYLGILARQTKIATNVRKTVTEANGKPVLFFPSRFDHYSVQVSDGYAAHIGGVFGVSTPANAAYWNGTSSGTIPHALIAAYSGNTVRATEAFDKHIDPNINRVALVDFNNDCVGTSLAVARALGDKLFAVRLDTSDTVVDVSILPNMGNFKPTGVNPQLVRNVRHALDAEGFSHVKIMVSGGFSPERIKEFESLGVPVDVYAVGSSIFNNNINFTADVVMVDQKSCAKIGRHYRPNPRLEIV